CGCTCGAGGGCCACTCGGCGCAGCTCGGCGCCAGCAGGCTGCCAGCGGCTGCTCCCGGCAGCTCGGGCTAATGTAGCCTCGACAACGGTAGTGGCGCTGGGGCGGATGTTAGCTTAAAAGCTGTAACGTTCCGTAATGCTCCCCATGGCCCCAAGCGGACGCTTCTCCCCCACAGCGGCAACAGCCCCGCAGCAGCTGCTGTGCCGCTATAACAATCCCAGCGATCACATGCAGATCGCGCGCATTACCAACATCGAGGGCATGCACTTCGAGCGTGCAGTTTCCCCCGGGCAACCGCTACTGTTCCGCGCCCCCCGCGGCGCGCGGCTCGAGCTCCGCTCGGCGAGCGCTCCCACCGCGATTGTCGCCGACACCATTCCCTGCGAACGCTTGGCCATCGCCCAAGGGCCGGACACCCCGGCCCCCCATGCCGCTGGCCCACAGGGCAAGCAACCCTCGCCGCTAGCGACCTTGCGCGGCTAGCCAAGGCAACCGCTCGATGGCCGGTAGCGGGTTGCCCTGTAGGGGGCAGCCCGCTGCTTTTTAAGATGGAGGCAATCGGGCGAGCGCGCAGCGGCTGTGGATTTACCGTCGTTTCTTTGGTTGTGGCAAACCGCCGCCTGGTCCATGGGGTTGGTTGCCCTGGCCTACACCATGCAGGCCATCAGCGGCGCGATGCTGTCCTGGCAGCGGCGGCGGCAGCAGCCGCGGCCGCCCTGGTTGCGACCGCTGCACTACAGCGTAGGCATCGTCCTAGTGTTGCTGGTGCTGCTGCTGTTGGGAATCGGCATTGTCGGCACGCTGGGTCATTACGGTAGCTTGGGGCACTCGCCGCACCTGGCAGCCGGAGTGAGCGTGGTGGGGTTGGTGCTGCTATCGGCCTGGAGCGCGATGCAGATTGGCACCCAGCGGCCCTGGGCGCGATCGCTGCACGTGGGCACCAATGCCGTGCTGCTGTTGGGGCTGGCAGCGGTCTTGCTGACCGGCTGGGACGTCGTGCAGCAATACCTGGACTAGAAACGGGCTGGAGGAGCCAGTCATGAACGCATCCCGCGACACGCTGATTCTGGGCGGCGGCATCATGGGCCTGGCGATCGCGCTGGCGCTGCGGCAGCGCGGCGCCAGCGTCGCGGTCCTGGAGCGCGACGGCCGGCAGGCAGCGGCGCGCGCTGCCGCGGGAATGCTCGCCCCCCAGGCCGAGGGCATTCCGCCCAGTCCCATGCGGGATTTGTGCCTGGAGTCGCGCTCGCGCTACCCGGACTGGATTCGCTGGGTTGAGGAGCTCAGCGGCATCGATACCGGCTACTGGCCCTGCGGGTTTCTAGCGCCCATCCTCAAGCCTGATGCGGAGGCGAGCCACCCCAGCCGGGAAGCAGATGAGACGGCCCATTGGCTGGATCGCGAGGCCATTAGCTACCACCAACCCGGCCTGGGCGAGGCCATCGTCGGCGGCTGGTGGTACCCCGAGGACGCTCAGGTGGACAACCTGGCCCTGATGCGCGCCCTACGCCAGGCCGCGCAGCAACTGGGGGTGGCGCTGTTCGAGGGCGTGCAGGTTGAGGGCATCCAGCGGCGCGGATCGGCCGTTGCGGGCGTGCGCACCTCGGCGGGGGAATTTGCCGCCGAGCAGTACGTGGCCGCTAGCGGTGCCTGGATGCGGGAGCTGCTCCCGATGCCGGTGCGCCCGATTAAAGGCCAGATGCTGGCGCTGCAGATGCCGGAGCCGGCCCCTGTGACGCTGCAGCAGGTGCTGTTTGGCCCCAATGTTTATATCGTGCCGCGGCGCGACGGCCGCGCCATCGTGGGCGCCACGGTTGAGGATGTGGGCTGGCAGCCCCAGACCACCCCAGCCGGCATCCGCATGTTGCTCGAGCGTGCCGCGCGGATCTATCCGGCACTGGATAGGTGGTCGTTCCGGGAGCAGTGGTGGGGCTATCGCCCGGCCACCCCTGATCGCCTGCCCATTTTGGGGCGCGGCCCGGCGGACAATCTCTACGTGGCCGCCGGGCACTTTCGCAACGGCATTCTGCTGGCGCCCGTGACGGCCGAGATTGTGGCCGATCTGGCGCTGCCCGGGCGCGAGCATCCGCTGCTGGCGCACTTTCGCTATGATCGCTTCAGCCCATCCCGCACCTCGCAATCGCTGCCCGAAGCCCGCCCGAGTGCCAAGTCCTCCAACAGCCGCTTCCCCATGATGGCTACGCCCAGCTCGCCCCCATCGCCAACTGAGGCCAACGGTGCCCCAACAGAGGACGCAACTCTGACTGTCGGTGGCCGGACGTTCCGCTCGCGCCTCATGACCGGGACGGGCAAATTCCCCGATGCCGACACCATGCGCGCCAGCATCGCCGCCAGCGGCGCCCAAATCGTGACGGTAGCCGTGCGCCGCGTGCGGGAAGGAGCCCCCGGCCACCAGGGCCTAGTGGAAGCCCTCGATTGGACGGATCTGTGGATGCTGCCCAATACGGCCGGGTGCCAGAGCGCCGATGAGGCAGTGCGCGTTGCCCGCCTGGGGCGCGAGATGGCCAAAATCGTCGGCCAGCAAGACAACACCTTCGTCAAGTTGGAAGTGGTGCCAGATCCCCAATACCTGTTCCCCGATGCGGTGGGGACGCTGCGGGCGGCCGAGCAGCTAGTTGCCGAAGGCTTTACCGTCCTGCCCTACATCAATGCCGATCCGGTCCTGGCACGGCAGCTGCAGGATGCCGGCTGCGCCACGGTCATGCCGTTGGGCTCGCCCATCGGTTCCGGTCAAGGCATCCGCAACGTCGAGAGCTTGCAGATCATTATCGAGCAAGCGCAGGTGCCGGTGGTGGTGGATGCCGGCATTGGGGCACCCAGCGAGGCCGCCCAGGCCATGGAGCTAGGCGCCGACGCGCTTTTGATCAACAGCGCGATCGCGCGGGCGCAAGACCCAGTAGCCATGGGGCGGGCCATGAATGTCGCCATCGAGGCCGGTCGGTTGGCCTATCAGGCCGGGCGCATTCCCGTGCAAGACCAAGCGCGCGCCAGCTCGCCGGCGGCAGGGGTTCCAGATGGCAACGGCGCTGCCGCCGTCCAGCTCGAAGCGGGCGAAACGGCAACCTGAGCAAAACTTGCGCCGCCTGGCCGCAGTTGATTAGAATTCTGTGCAATCTCAACGCGCACGGACGGTAGCGTTTATGCCTTATACCGAAGAAGAAGGCGGTCGCAAGAACAACTTCGCTTCCCAGCCTCGCATGTACGCCGCCCAGCCGCCGAGCGGGGCCCAGAAGCGTAACTACGCCATCATGGGCGGCCTGTTTTTGCTGCTAGTAGGCGGTTTGGTCTACGTCACGATGGTGGTGTCGGAAAGCTCAGCTGGGGCTGGCTAGCGACCCCCGCTTGCTTGCTGCGGCTGATGGGTTACTCTAGGTGAGCCGATAGCTCGCACAAGGGCCATGTTGCCTCACCGGATTCTGGCCGCGTTGCTTGCCCTGAGCTTGGCCTTAGCCGGCTGCTCGGGGACGGCGCTGGAGCGCTATACCGATTCGCGCACCGGCTACGAATTCCGCCATCCCAACAGCTGGGTCTCGGTGGATGTGAGCGAAGCCAGCGGCAACGTCGATGCGCTCTTTCAGGATTTGGTCGAGCGCACCGAGAACCTGAGCGTAGTCATCAGCGAGGTGGAACCGGAGCAAACCCTGGAAGGCTTGGGAACGCCCTCGGAGGTCGGTCGCCGCCTGATCGCGCAAACGCTCGCCCCATTGGCGTCGCAGCGGGAAGCCCAGCTGCTGAGCGCCCGGCAAAAGCGCGAGGAGACCCAAACCTACTATCAGCTGGAGTACCGCGTCGAGCTGCCCGAGTCAGAGCCGCGCCACAATTTGGCCAGCGTGGCAGTCAGCCGCGGCAAGCTGTTTACCCTGAGCGTCTCGACCCCGCAGCGGCGGTGGGAGCAGCGCGCCGACACCTTCCAAACGGTGGTTGACTCCTTCTACGTCTATTAGTGCTGGATCGGTGCTGGTTTGCCCGCTGCCCCGTCGCTAGTTCTGGCTTCCGCATCGCCGGCTCGCCGCCGGTTGCTGCAAGCGGCCGGCATTGAGCCCATCGTGCATCCCAGCGATGTGGACGAGTCGCAGTTGCAAGCCCAGGAGCCGGTGGCGCTGGCCAACGAACTGGCGCAACGCAAGGCGGCGGCGGTCGCCCCGCACTATCCGGACGCCGCGATTGTGGGCTGCGATTCGGTGCTGGCTTTGGATGGGGCCATCTACGGCAAGCCCGACTCGCCCGAGCTCGTGATCGCGCGCTGGCAGCACATGCGCGGGCGGGTGGGCGTGCTGTGCACCGGGCACGCCGTGCTCGATCGCGTCCAGGATCGCCAGCAGCTGCGCTGCGGGCAGACGACGGTTCACTTTGCCCCAGTCAGTGATCGCGCCATTGAGGCCTACGTTGCTAGCGGCGAACCGCTAGCGTGCGCCGGCGGCTTTGCCCTGGAGGGGCGCGGCGGCTGGTTCGTGGAGCGAATCGAGGGCTGCCACAGCAACGTCATTGGCCTGAGCCTGCCGCTGCTGCGCCAGATGCTGGAAGCGCTCGGCTACGCGGTCCCCGACTTTTGGCCGGCCTAGCGGCCGGCGTGGGTTAGGCTGGGAGCGAACGCAATGCCGCTGGGGATAGGCATGGCCGAGCGCGATCGCTTTGATGCCTGCTTGCAGGCCGGCGAGTTGGATGCTGCCTTGGCGCTGGCTTGGCAGCAAGCCGTGGCGCTAGAGGTAGCAACCTGCATGGATGCCGAGGCCGAGGGTGGCGAGCGGACCGTGCGCACGCACATCGATACAGTCGGCGGCCGCATCGATAACGAACTGAGCCCCGAGCTGGCCGAGCGCGGCGTTCCGCCGGCGCTGCAGCAGTACCACCTGGAGCAAATCCGCAACAGCCAGGCAATGCTGCCGGCGCACCTGGAAGTGCTGCAGCAGCGCTTTCCCAAGCTGGCTGCTCTCATGAGCCAGCTGCCTGAGGCCGGCGAGCCCAACGCAAGCGATGGAGCGAGCTCCCCATGACGGCGCGCGCCCGATTCGAAACCGCACTGGCTAACGGCCAGCTCCAGACGGCGCTGGCCCTAGCGCTGAACCAGACCCGCCAGTTTGCGATCGCAACCCGGGTTGCCGGCAGCGAGGCTGTCCTGCAAACGCAGCTGGATCTGGCAAGCGCGCAGGTCGAGACTCAACTAAGCGCGGATCCGCCAGCGGCGCTACAGCAGTTCCACCAAGCTTGCGTGCGCGAGAGCGCCACCCTGTTGGATGGCAACCTGCAGAGCGCGCGCGCCCTGCTGCAGATGTTGCTGGCGCTGCAGCAACGCGATCCGGCAGCATTCCGGACGCTACTAGCGACCTGGGCGGCTGAGCAACCGCAGGTTCCCGCACAGGATACGGTGACCAACTTGGACGAAGTTCCGGTTGAGGCCGAAGTAGCTCAAGAGACGGCCGGCGAGCCACTGGAGCTGCCCGGCCGCAACGCGCGCGCAGCTGGCAACGATTCGCAACCGCCCCAGGAGGGCGCCACGGTGGTCTCGCCCGAGCTTGAGGCCATCGACTGGGATGAAGGCGAGCCTGAGGATGACCCCCTCGCTTGGGCTAACGCGTCTACCTCGGAGGGCGATGGCGAGGACGCCAGCGACGAGGACCTGTTTTCGGGGTGGCCGGAGGAGCGGCCAAAAGATGCTTAGTTAGATCCCAACTAAGCTTGAGCTGACTGGGTGCTGACCGCAAGAGAAGGATGTGGCAGAAACGGTTCGCGTCGGCATCATTGGGGACT
This DNA window, taken from Cyanobacteria bacterium QS_8_64_29, encodes the following:
- a CDS encoding DUF4079 domain-containing protein, with protein sequence MDLPSFLWLWQTAAWSMGLVALAYTMQAISGAMLSWQRRRQQPRPPWLRPLHYSVGIVLVLLVLLLLGIGIVGTLGHYGSLGHSPHLAAGVSVVGLVLLSAWSAMQIGTQRPWARSLHVGTNAVLLLGLAAVLLTGWDVVQQYLD
- the thiO gene encoding glycine oxidase ThiO, encoding MNASRDTLILGGGIMGLAIALALRQRGASVAVLERDGRQAAARAAAGMLAPQAEGIPPSPMRDLCLESRSRYPDWIRWVEELSGIDTGYWPCGFLAPILKPDAEASHPSREADETAHWLDREAISYHQPGLGEAIVGGWWYPEDAQVDNLALMRALRQAAQQLGVALFEGVQVEGIQRRGSAVAGVRTSAGEFAAEQYVAASGAWMRELLPMPVRPIKGQMLALQMPEPAPVTLQQVLFGPNVYIVPRRDGRAIVGATVEDVGWQPQTTPAGIRMLLERAARIYPALDRWSFREQWWGYRPATPDRLPILGRGPADNLYVAAGHFRNGILLAPVTAEIVADLALPGREHPLLAHFRYDRFSPSRTSQSLPEARPSAKSSNSRFPMMATPSSPPSPTEANGAPTEDATLTVGGRTFRSRLMTGTGKFPDADTMRASIAASGAQIVTVAVRRVREGAPGHQGLVEALDWTDLWMLPNTAGCQSADEAVRVARLGREMAKIVGQQDNTFVKLEVVPDPQYLFPDAVGTLRAAEQLVAEGFTVLPYINADPVLARQLQDAGCATVMPLGSPIGSGQGIRNVESLQIIIEQAQVPVVVDAGIGAPSEAAQAMELGADALLINSAIARAQDPVAMGRAMNVAIEAGRLAYQAGRIPVQDQARASSPAAGVPDGNGAAAVQLEAGETAT
- a CDS encoding photosystem II oxygen evolving complex protein PsbP, coding for MLPHRILAALLALSLALAGCSGTALERYTDSRTGYEFRHPNSWVSVDVSEASGNVDALFQDLVERTENLSVVISEVEPEQTLEGLGTPSEVGRRLIAQTLAPLASQREAQLLSARQKREETQTYYQLEYRVELPESEPRHNLASVAVSRGKLFTLSVSTPQRRWEQRADTFQTVVDSFYVY
- a CDS encoding septum formation inhibitor Maf, with product MPAAPSLVLASASPARRRLLQAAGIEPIVHPSDVDESQLQAQEPVALANELAQRKAAAVAPHYPDAAIVGCDSVLALDGAIYGKPDSPELVIARWQHMRGRVGVLCTGHAVLDRVQDRQQLRCGQTTVHFAPVSDRAIEAYVASGEPLACAGGFALEGRGGWFVERIEGCHSNVIGLSLPLLRQMLEALGYAVPDFWPA